Genomic segment of Thiomonas sp. FB-Cd:
CGTGCCGAAGAAGCGGTCGCCGAGGAAGAACACGAACGTCGCCGAGCGCTTGACGCGGCGGGATTCGATTAATCGCCCTCCCGGCGAGTAGACGTCGAAGCGCTGGTCTCCCGTGCCGGTCTTGCCGCCGACGGCAATATCGCTGCCATCGGCCAGGCGATAGGCTCCGCGCAGTCTCACCCCGGTGCCGCCATCGACGACGGACAGCAGTACCGGTCGCAGGGCCTCGGCGATCGCCGCCGGCAGCACGCGCCGGCCCGGTGCGGTCGGCGCCGTGAGGCGCGTCGCATACGGCGTACCGGTGGCGAAGTCGAGCTCGCCGAATTGGCGCACCGGGTCGAGCATGCCGCCATTGACGACGATACCGATGAGCTCGGCCAGCGCCGCCGGGCGGTCGCCCGATGCGCCGAGCGCGCACGCAAACGACGGCGTTACGGTGGCGAACGGATAACCGAGGCCGCGCCACGCCGCCGCGATGCGCTGGTACGCCTTGGCCTCCAGGACCATGCGGATACGCATGTCCTGGCGCCGACGGTCGTGGGTGCGGAACAGCCAGGCGTAGACCTGCAAGCGCTGAGCCTGGCTGGCCTGCAAGGTCTGGCGCAACGCTGCCTGCGGATGTTCGAGCAGATAAGACACGACCCACAGCTCCAGCGGATGCACGCGCGCAAGGAAGCCGCGGTCGGAAAGGTCGAAACGCGACGCTGCATAGCGTTCATACAGCGCGTCCAGGAGCGCGTCGTCGAGCTTCGCGGTGGGCAGCGAGGCACGCATCAGCTCGGCAAAACGCTGAGGCGTCGCGCGCGGCTCGATCCCCAGGATCGCGGCGGCCTTGCGGTAGGGCGCGTCAGGCACATTGGCCAGCAGCGCCGTTTCCATCGCCTGCGCTTCGGAAGCGCGATACTTGCGATAGAAACGCTCGACGAATACCGCGCCCTCGGACTCGGCAAAGCGCCGCAGGTATGCGATGCGCAGCTGCGGGTCGCGCATGACCTGGGCAGCCAGATCGGAGCGGCTGTCCATCTCGTAGCGCACGATGTCGCGCATCAGCCGCACGAACACAAGATTGACGGAATGCTGCAAAGCAGTGGCCAAGCTGAGCACGGCGTGGTCATCGTCCGCATCGAAATTGCTGAATCGCTGCAGCGATCCGCCGGTGAAAAATGCCTCGCCCGGATTTCCGGAGTACGTGCGCTGAAGCGCGGCGCACAACATCGGCAACAGGGCACGGTCGCGAGTCGTCTCTAGGTACCGCAATGCCCACGCCTTGATCGGATCCTGCGGCGCCACGGCCACACGGCGCAGCGCCGGCGCATCCAGCTGCGCATAGCGCTCGTGCAACTGCCACACGATTTGCAGATACAGGATGATGGTGCGCAGCTTGGCCGTCGATCCGAGGTTGAGCCGCGCGCCTTGGTTGATGTCGAAGGGCTGGTCGCCGCTGTCAGTCTGAACGCGCAGGAGATTCGCCCCGCCCACATGCTCGTACAGCGTGAAGCTGAACAGGATGTGAGCGGGGTCCGCGCCGGGAAGGAGCATGTTGTGGCCGTACAGACCCGCTGACTCCGCTCCCGTCGTGGTGGCCGCCGCGCGCAAACGCGCCGTCACCGCGCGCTGCACCGCGTCGTCCAAGGTACTGCGCACGCCCAGATCGAGGTGATCGAGCGCATACAGATCGCGCATACCGAGCAACTGGCTGAGCCGCACGCGCGCTGCAGTCGCGGCCTTCTGTGCCACGTACGAGACGCTCGGCCCCGCCGCAAGCACGGGCACAAATTGCAATGGTTGCCTCAGTGCGGCGTCGCGCAACGACGCGGGGATGATCTTGGCTGCACCCAGACGCATCAAGTAATTGTCAGTGAGCCTGTCGAGCGCGCCCGGATCGTGCAACAGGAAATGCGTTGGCGCGCGCTGTGCGATCATCAGCGACAGCGCCTGTTTGTACACGAGGGCCTGGGCCGCCGGCGCCACCGTCGACGATCTCAGCAAAACATCGACGGCGCCCGGATCACGCCCATACCAGTCGCGCAGCCCATCGCGCAGTCCGTGGATCGCGCCCAGCCCCGGCCTTGCCGCCAGCGGCACCGTGTTCAGATAGTCGACGACGATGCGCTGGCGCGTCGTCAACGTGTTGACCCCGCCAAGGTACGCGCGCGTCGACGCCGATGCCATCTGCTGGAGCTTATCGATGTCGCTGCCCGTTCGACCGCCGGGCGAATGACGGAACTTCTCGATCTGGGTGGCAAGCGTGCTCCCCCCCGGCCTGCTCGCCGCGGGCTCGACAAAAGAACGCGCCTGGTCGAAGAGCGCACGGCTGAAACGGCTCCACGACACCGCCGGGTTGCGCATCGGTTGGTCGGCATCGAGCAGATCGCGATCTTCGATGTACAGCAGGGTGCGAACGAGAAGCGGCGGCACGGCGGCGAAGTTCGCGTAGGCCGATGCCGGGAATGGCGCCGCGTAGAAGCTGATGCCGTGCGCGTCGCGCAGCACCAGTCCGGCCTGATCCTTCTCGCGATACGGCGGATACAGCCCCATGCGCGCCAGCGCGAGCATGCGCGGCGACATGCGCGCCTGCTCGGCCACGATAAATCCCTCGCGCTGCAGGCGCTGCGCGAACTGCGGGATCAACGCATAACCGAAGCTCAGATCATACGGACCTGAGCGCGGAAACACGATCGCGTCGCTCGGGCCCTGCGAGACGGTGAACGTCAGCGATCGCGCATAGCGCGACAGCAGGTGCGCCTCGAGCCAGGACGTGCGCGCCTCGAACCAGGCCCCGGCGGCCAGGCTCGAAACCACAACAACGAGGATTCCCCACCCTACCAGTCTGGCTCTCGATCGCATCTAAATCCATCATTCAGTCGGAGCCTTGCATGGCCGTATGGAAGACGAACGCGCGACCTGACAATCCGTGGACACGACGCGCACAAGGGCTCGAAATATTCCTGTGCGCCTGATGTCGAGACCTGGGCGAGGCAGTGCCTATTCGGTTGTTGATGAGCCTGGAACTTCGCAAGTCAGTGGCATTGGGATCTCACCGCCATTGACGTTCGCCACCGCGGGCGACAGGACCCATTCTTGCAGCCGCTCGCTCCGGCCGAGGCGGATGCCAACAGCCGCACCCAATCACTGCAACCGGGTGCATCCATGCGCTCGTGGGACGAGGGGCAAAAGCAAGGGGGTTCCGCTGTTCCGTAAACAGAATGGCTTGCTGCCCGTTGCAGCCTCACGCGGCGGTGAATGTGGACCGCTACATCGTTGACGCGGACCCCGGCTAAGTGGAACAGCACGAAAATCGGCTTGACTGGATGCGGCGCATGCATTATCCCCAGAAGTACGAGGCCCTTGTCGAATAGGCCGGAGAACAGAGCATGGCTCAGAGTAACGCACAGCAGGGCGCGGTTCCGCCCATCGGCATTGCCGCCACTGGCATGCGCACGGAATCGGATTCGATGGGGCAGGTCGACGTGCCGGCGAACCGGTACTGGGGTGCGCAAACCCAGCGCAGCCTGCTGCACTTTTCCATTGGTGAGGATCGCATGCCCAAGCGCATCTATCACGCCTACGGCTGCGTCAAGAAAGCCGCGGCGCTGGTAAACCTGGCGGCAGGTCGACTCG
This window contains:
- a CDS encoding transglycosylase domain-containing protein, which codes for MRSRARLVGWGILVVVVSSLAAGAWFEARTSWLEAHLLSRYARSLTFTVSQGPSDAIVFPRSGPYDLSFGYALIPQFAQRLQREGFIVAEQARMSPRMLALARMGLYPPYREKDQAGLVLRDAHGISFYAAPFPASAYANFAAVPPLLVRTLLYIEDRDLLDADQPMRNPAVSWSRFSRALFDQARSFVEPAASRPGGSTLATQIEKFRHSPGGRTGSDIDKLQQMASASTRAYLGGVNTLTTRQRIVVDYLNTVPLAARPGLGAIHGLRDGLRDWYGRDPGAVDVLLRSSTVAPAAQALVYKQALSLMIAQRAPTHFLLHDPGALDRLTDNYLMRLGAAKIIPASLRDAALRQPLQFVPVLAAGPSVSYVAQKAATAARVRLSQLLGMRDLYALDHLDLGVRSTLDDAVQRAVTARLRAAATTTGAESAGLYGHNMLLPGADPAHILFSFTLYEHVGGANLLRVQTDSGDQPFDINQGARLNLGSTAKLRTIILYLQIVWQLHERYAQLDAPALRRVAVAPQDPIKAWALRYLETTRDRALLPMLCAALQRTYSGNPGEAFFTGGSLQRFSNFDADDDHAVLSLATALQHSVNLVFVRLMRDIVRYEMDSRSDLAAQVMRDPQLRIAYLRRFAESEGAVFVERFYRKYRASEAQAMETALLANVPDAPYRKAAAILGIEPRATPQRFAELMRASLPTAKLDDALLDALYERYAASRFDLSDRGFLARVHPLELWVVSYLLEHPQAALRQTLQASQAQRLQVYAWLFRTHDRRRQDMRIRMVLEAKAYQRIAAAWRGLGYPFATVTPSFACALGASGDRPAALAELIGIVVNGGMLDPVRQFGELDFATGTPYATRLTAPTAPGRRVLPAAIAEALRPVLLSVVDGGTGVRLRGAYRLADGSDIAVGGKTGTGDQRFDVYSPGGRLIESRRVKRSATFVFFLGDRFFGTITAYAREPYAARYRFTSALTVELLRDLAPQLMPLIAPHARLAPQPPSGTPAAD